The window AGCACTCCAATATAAATGCGTAAATGACAAACTGTTGTCCTTACAAAGGCTCTGCGCCATTAAGATTGCGCGCGGATTCAAAACACTGAATACTGCCCTAGCCATTACGCTGGCCAGATTAGCTCCCCTACCCGATAAAATTAAATGCGTATGCGAACTCGAAAACGCTCGGTTACAGGGGCACACCTCCACTTTGCCCTCAGATCTTCACATAGAGAAACTTGCCCCCCCGTCCTCCTTGCTTCACCCTGCTTACAGGGTATCCATCACGCACCAAGATATTAACGATCGCACCGAGCACGCAACTATTGCTTTTTCTAGGGACAATCACAGGGCATGGAGAGTGTACACTGACGGAAGCCGTCATGACGGTAAAACCGGGGCGGCTTTCGTTATTATTAAGCCTAATGGCAATATCAtagttaaaaaattaaaactacatgaTCGCTGCTCTGTTTATCAGGCTGAACTATTCGCAATACAGGAATGCCTTGAGTACAGCTATCAAATAAAACCCGTTATCAATAAGTTGCTAGTATTTTCTGATAACAAATCGGGACTCATGGCGATATCTAATCCAAACAACTATAACCAAACAGTGGTAAACATACACAACCTTATATCCAACAACAAAGCTCAGACAGATACATACTTCTTCTGGAGCAAGGCTCATTGCGGCATACCCGGCAACGAAATGGCTGATGCGGCAGCCAAAGCGGCAGTTAATATGCATAAAAGCCCGGACTACAGCCTAGTGCCCATCAGCTATGTTAAACATCAAAATAAATCTAGACTATCAATCGCCGCACAAATTTTATATGATAACCCAGACAACTGCAAATACACCAAAACTATTTTTCCCACGTATGAACTTATCAAACaatatattacaaaatatactccAAACTTTCACTCAACTCAGTATCTCAGCAATCATGGATTCCACAAAGAATATCTTTTAAGATTTAAAATTACCACTAATGATCATTGCCCTTGTGATCCAAACGCTCAAATTACGCAATCGATAGCTCATCTAATATATAACTGCCCTAGATTCTCGGTACACACACTGGATCACACTATCATGTGTCAAAACTTAGGCGTAGATCCACAGGACATTATTAGTGTTACTAGTAGAGAATCGTTGGCTGAAAGCTTCCACTCGCTATTGAAGTGCATCATAACAAGATTAAAGCGTTTCAATGGCACTTGAACCGACATCCTGTTAcgattaaatattatatatagtgtTGTATACAAATAATCTTCCTATTAATTGCAACGATTATAGTAATAATGATGATTATTGTTAGTAAtatctataaaaaataaaaattaaaatataaaaatatataatgttgaTTATTGTTGAATAATATCGTGTAATAATTATCTGCGCCAATTAATGCTCCAATTCGGAGTGCGCCAAACTCTGCAAAGTTGTACATAAATAATCTTTCTGTAAATTGTAACgcgaaaatataaataatcctgattattgttaataataatattgggTAATATTGTGTAATAATCATATACCTTTATGTCTGCTCGCCTGCGTCCGTTTGCCGGGACACTGGACTGGACTTCGGCTCTTCCGGTGTCCCGGCGAGCAGACTGCAATCACCAATCATATTTTCAACTAAACTTACCTTCTCAAGCCGGTAAAATAAATCGTCCTAACAATAAAATCCCACTACATCAATCAACCGATCCATCATTCATCATATCCATCTTTTTCCCTGCAAACAAACCTTAACTCCTCGCTCACCCATATGTTGAACACAAAGCGTACACCGTTAGCGCTGCGTGTCCAATAATAAAACACCCTACACCCAAAGGCGGAGGTTTTAGTCCGTAGGCGACTGGAGGTGGCATTCCATCCTAGGGCGGGATGCCATCTTCAGTCGAGTCGGGCATGCCATCAGGACCGGCCTGGTGGTATCCAATGAGGATTTCCTCCGCcttcgcaaaaaaaaaaaaaaaaaaaaaaaaaaaaaaacctaacctaacctaacctaacctaacctaacctaacctaacctaacctaacctaacctaacctaacctaacctaacctaacctaacctaacctttttttttttttttttttttttcgttggaaaaatgctttatgcatacccgcacacccgggggaggaaatgcgggttatgtgggactcggcaaaggtgccgctacccactaaaaaaccaacggtatgcctgcacgccgccagtggggcgtggccacgggttctctagagtacgcaaccgcaaccacgccggcgccgcccgcctaTGCAGCGGGCCCTTCTCTTGAGGGGGGGTAGAGAGGAACTTCTACCCCTGCCTCCTCAGAAGGCGCGTGGGCATACCACGCGCGCCCTCTCTGCGAGGCCTATGTAATGggcagcgacgcccccgcgccgctgcccagccctcgctaggtgggggggaggagatgggcatacgctctcctccgggcccctgtgcgcttgcggcggatcgggtgcgaggctgggttggcctcccgttccctctccgctgcctccttctgcgacattacatcctcgcagaaggagaggaccgctttccacgacctctcgtcggcaaccatagccttaactacggctggcaaggagaggtcgttccccaccactgccgcgagtacgcggcgctgcccctcccaggctgggcattcctccagggtatgctgcgccgtgtcctcgccgCAGCCACACTGGTGGCACTCGGCCGTCACTTCCCGTCTTGCGTACCGGTGCAGGTAGctcccgaaacagccatgccccgtgagcacctgcaccagccggaaggttagcgagccccgctctctctccagccagtcttgtaggaccggccggaccgcctcgacagtcctgtgtccctcctcgcgtccagccagttgttcctcccattggaggacaatggactgtcggacgaggagcttttgcgcctctacctccctaggcgcaggatggaactcccgcagccggagctccctgcgccactcgtgcagagacgcttgggcctccgcctccagatcccagggaggcgttcccgccagcaagcacgccgcatcatatgaggtggtgcggtacccgcgtacgacgctgatggccatcgccctctgagcctttctcagcagggcaacctaacctaacctaacctaacctaacctaacctaacctaacctaacctaacctaaccttttttttttttttttttttttttttttttttttttttttttttttttttttttttttttttttttttacgagggGAAATGCGTTGCGCATACTCCCGCccccgggggggggggggtcgggAGTTATGTGGGACTCTCCTCCCTTAGGGGGAGgcctacccactaaaacccctcggtGTACCCTCGCTCCGCCTGAGGTAGGGCTAAGGGAACGCTTGGCGCTTACCTCGGCCCTGCCATGTGCGTGTCGCCCTTGCGGGCTCGGCTATTGCGGCTTTTGCCACTGTCCCTCCTAGGTGTGCACTTTTGTGCCTTATCCGCCTCGGGACACTCTCGTCAGGCAGGAGACCCCCCGATCTCCTGCCCGAGGTCCCAGTTAGGGCGGCAAGCGGCGGTCATACGCGGCCCGCCTCCGCCCGGTCCTTTTTCGGCGGATAGGGAGCGAGAGGGGATCGTCCTCTCGCTCTCTCTCCGCCGCCTCCTTTAGGGACATGACAGCGTCGCAGAACGCGACGACCGCCTCCCAGGTGCCTCTGTTGCGGACCATCGCACTGGCTATTGCCGGCAGCGATAGGTCTGCTCCAAGAACCGCAGCCATCTCCGATCTCGGTTCATCCCACGCAGGGCATACGGCGCGGGTGTGATGCGCCGTGTCCTCCTCACCTCTGTCACAGTGCTTGCACACCGCTGTGTCCTCTCGTCGTGCCACTCGCCACAGGTACCTACCAAAGCAACCGTGCCCAGTAAGTACCTGTGTCAAGTGGTACGTCATTGGCCCGAAGTCGCGCTTCAACCAGTCCCTAAGGACTGGGCGTACTGCGCCCACCACCTCGCGGCTTGCGCTCGGGGCTTCTAGCCTTTCATCCCACCTCCGGAGAAGGTCATCCTTGGCCTCCTCCCTCCAAAGCTTGATCTCCTCCGGAAGTGGACGATTTCCCGCCGCCCGCTCTTCCGCAAGTTGCCAATATACCGCCGCCAGGACCCCAGCCTCCAGGTCCCATGGTGGGCTGCCGGCCAGCAACGTCGCCGCCTCAAAGGAGACCGTCCTGTACGCTCGTATCGCTCTTGTGGCTATAACCCGTTGGGGTCTGCGCAACAGGGCCACGTTCCGAGCGTTCAGGGATTCTGCCCATATTGGGGCCCCATAGAGTGCCATGGAGCGTACAACACCCTGATAAAGGCGGCGGCATGTGCTGCCCGGTCCCCCGGTGTTCGGGAGCAGTCCCCCGAGTGCTCCGGCTGCGGCCAGCAATTTTGGCGCCTTCCGCGCAAAGTGCTCAGTGAAGCTCCACCGACCGTCGAGGACAATGCCTAGGTACCGCATCGTCGACTCGACGGCGATGGAGGTTCCCCCGACCACTATTTCCAGCCCAGGAGGCGGTGCGTTTCGAGGCCCGTGAAAACAGAGAGCCTCGGACTTGTTGAGGGCCACTTCGAGTCCCAAGGCCCTAATGCGACTCACCACGTGAGCTACCCCTGCTGTGCCGAGCAGGACGGCCTGCCTGTGGGTGCTCCCCTTTGCGGTGACGAGAGTGTCGTCAGCGTAGCACAGTACGTTGACGCCCCGCAGGTTGGTACCGCGAAGCACCCAGTCGTACCCGATGTTCCACAGGAGTGGTCCGAGGACTGACCCCTGTGGGACACCGCACGTGACCGTCCTGCTTGCCCATCCAGCTTGAGTCGGGTATGTGATGGCCCGGTCTctgaagtagtcctcgactactATTCTGAGATAGTGGGGCACACCGTGGTACTTCAGTGCCTCCTTGACAGTCTCAAAGGGCAAAGTGTTGAAGGCATTCGCTATGTCTAGCGACACTGCCAACAGCACTCCACCCCGTGAGACTGCCCCATCGGCGAGGACCCTCAACCGCGCTATGGCATCAATGGTCGACCTTTCCCGCCGAAAGCCGTACTGGCACTCGTGCAAGTCGGGTCCTACCTCCCCGAGGTGTCTGACGAGACGGGCCGCGAGCACTCGCTCAAGGAGCTTGCCCATCTCGTCAAGCAAGACTATGGGGCGATAGGCCGACGGCGACTCAGCCGGGCGCCCGTCCTTCTGGAGAAGGACGAGCTTACCGGTCTTCCAGCTTCGCGGGAACCGACCTTGTTGGAGACATGCGTGGAAAAGGGCCCTCACtctactaacctaacctaacctaacctaacctaacctaacctaacctaacctaacctaacctaacctaacctaacctaacctaacctaacctaacctaacctaacctaacctaacctaacctaacctaacctaacctaacctaacctaacctaacctaacctaacctaacctaacctaacctaacctaacctaacctaacctaacctaacctaacctaacctaacctaacctaacctaacctaacctaacctaacctaacctaacctaaccttttttttttttttttttttttttttttttttttttttttgttgacggagtggggaatgcgtttacgcatccctccccggccgtggggcaaggccataatggggagggtatgtgggactccctcttTCGATTCCCTCTCCTAGCGAGAAGGAGCGaaagagaatacccactaaaccccactccgttgtccccctctcagacgttgtatgggggcatcatgggctcgcgcattcattcctccatgatgccccccgtcttttcccggcgtccccagggaacccgcactttgggaggggagaatcaatgaccattctgattctccccccagacgtagggcctaaatatccatattttgtCCCTCACAGGCCCGTTGGTCGATGTTATTCACTGAAGAGGCTCTTTGGGTCTTCGGAAGAGCCTCTTTGCCTTTTGCTGGTGGGGGCGTACAGGAAAAGCCACCCATTATGTGTCCCGCTGGGCGTTTGGCCGCATGACATACCGAGCAGAAGGCAGTCTCCGCCTTGCAGTCCACCCTCTTGTGGTCCGGCCTGCTACACCGGAAGCAGAGACCGCTCCTATCTACTGGCGACGGGCATAGTGCTCTGGTGTGCCCCGTGCCCATACACCTGAAGCACCTCATCGGTGTTGGGTCCAGCGCCACTACTAGAGCCGAGGACCATCCTATTTGAAGTCGACCCGCTGCGGTGACCCTCTTGGCTGCCGTTATAGGGCACTGTGCCAGAGTCGACGCTGTCCCATTATATTGGGCCCTAATCGATCCCACCTTAACTTCATTTATTGAGCACTCT of the Cydia amplana chromosome 14, ilCydAmpl1.1, whole genome shotgun sequence genome contains:
- the LOC134653874 gene encoding uncharacterized protein LOC134653874 — translated: MKALRRALSERTIQPPQAPTAQCDQATDFSEALKEALKELKEDLKRDLTITMGNMISARTGYFPEPVPRPPLAADRNKTTANQPEPQSGAPPSRAVTGAPPTRQPKAPVAQPSAPATKKRANSAPSRQQTHKRLLSLGRRLSGGAMANPPSPLPPLPPRLDVLCYADDTLVTAKGSTHRQAVLLGTAGVAHVVSRIRALGLEVALNKSEALCFHGPRNAPPPGLEIVVGGTSIAVESTMRYLGIVLDGRWSFTEHFARKAPKLLAAAGALGGLLPNTGGPGSTCRRLYQGVVRSMALYGAPIWAESLNARNVALLRRPQRVIATRAIRAYRTVSLQDWLERERGSLTFRLVQVLTGHGCFGSYLHRYARREVTAECHQCGCGEDTAQHTLEECPAWEGQRRVLAAVVGNDLSLPAVVKAMVADERSWKAVLSFCEDVMSQKEAAEREREANPASHPIRRKRTGARRRAYAHLLPRREGARGMPTRLLRRQG